The stretch of DNA AGAAGTGCCGGTCGATGACCCGCGCGTAGCCCGCCGGTGGGTGCAAACGTTACGCACGTATGGGGCACAACAGGAATGCCTGTTCGACATGCGGCACCGCGCTTCTACCTTCTTCCCGATCATCGACCCTATTCTGCGTAAGTACAAAATTCCGCGCGATTTCCGGTTTATGCCATTGGCCGAAAGTGCTCTCATCAACGATTGTGTGTCACCAAAGGGCGCGTCGGGCTACTGGCAACTGATGCCCGGCACCGCCCGCGAACTCGGCCTGCGCGTAAACGGGAACGTAGACGAACGTCACGATCTTGAAAAGGCCACGGTGGCGGTGTGTCGGTATCTGCACCAGCTTTACCGCGAACTGGGATCGTGGACACTCGTGGCGGCTGCTTACAATGGCGGCATTACGCACGTGCAGAACCGCATGGAACAGCAGGGCCACTCCAACTATTACCGGTTGCGGCTACACCGCGAAACCAGCCACTACCTCTTCCGCATTCTGGCCTACAAAGAGCTGCTCAGTAACCCGCGCCAATACGCTTTACTGCTGCGTGGCTCTACCGTTGCCGAACTAACCCGGCCTTTGCCAAGCTGGAATAAACCGCTGGCCTTGCCGAAGAAAATCAAAGATGCGCCCGTGGTTGAACTGGTTGATGAAGGCTACACCGACCTGACATGGGGGCCTCGCCCAAACAACGCGCTGACCAAAACGCCGTCGGATACAGAACAACTGATTGCCAAAGCAACAGCCGGGAAAAAGTTGCCGGGCGGCCCCTCGTCCGACGTAGAAGAGCAGGGAATGCGATTGCCTATCCAGAATCTAATGATGGGCCTGACCGTACTGCGCTTCCGTCGGCCCCGCTTCCTGCAATGGAAAAAAGGCGAAGGCATTCGCCCGCTGCATTTCTGGGACTGGATTTAGTTTTTGACTTCATTCATTAATAAGGAGGTGTCGATGGAAACATTGGCACCTCTTTTGATTTGTCCAAAAAGAATTCTTTGTTAAAAAGCCTTTACTATACTGTTACTATAGAGCTATTTCGTAGTCAAAAGAATGTACCCATAAAATAGCGTATCCGCCGTTTGATGAACTTGTTATCTTGCCTCATCCTGACTTCCGGGTTGACGGTGGCAAGCGTCTCGACCAACGTGTCGCTGCTTTCCTCTTCAACACCAGATTACCGACTCACCGTAACTTCTGATCGTTCATTTGAGCCAAATCTGACCCCAATGCTGCCACCGGTTTATTTCTGTGGCGAATCGGTGCCGTTACACGAAGAAGCGGTTGCCCGTCGGTTAGTGTCGGCACTGGTGCGAAATACGTCGCGTAGTCAGATGCTGTATCGAATGCGGCAGCGGGCCGCTGTTTTTTTCCCGGTTATCGAACCCATTCTGGCAAAACACCGCGTTCCGCTCGACTTTAAATACCTGCCGCTGGTGGAGAGTGCATTAACAGGCTTTGCCGTATCGCCGAAAGGAGCCGTTGGCTATTGGCAGTTTATGCCCGAAACGGCCCGCGAACTGGGCCTGAGCATACGCCCCGGCCACGACGACCGGCAGCATTTGATTAAGTCGACTGAAGCCGCCTGCCGCTATTTAAATTTTCTGCACCATCGGCTGGGGTCGTGGACATTGGCCGCAGCAGCCTACAACAACGGCATTGGCGCCTTATTAAGTAACATTCGGCGGCAGCGGCAGCGCGATTATTACTACCTGCGCCTAAACGCCGAAACCGGTAAATATTTGTACCGGATTCTGG from Spirosoma montaniterrae encodes:
- a CDS encoding lytic transglycosylase domain-containing protein; translation: MAAVKPAVNAPFSGADTSRVGPLDTPSLLVVDSSKRVFPIYFCGEEVPVDDPRVARRWVQTLRTYGAQQECLFDMRHRASTFFPIIDPILRKYKIPRDFRFMPLAESALINDCVSPKGASGYWQLMPGTARELGLRVNGNVDERHDLEKATVAVCRYLHQLYRELGSWTLVAAAYNGGITHVQNRMEQQGHSNYYRLRLHRETSHYLFRILAYKELLSNPRQYALLLRGSTVAELTRPLPSWNKPLALPKKIKDAPVVELVDEGYTDLTWGPRPNNALTKTPSDTEQLIAKATAGKKLPGGPSSDVEEQGMRLPIQNLMMGLTVLRFRRPRFLQWKKGEGIRPLHFWDWI
- a CDS encoding lytic transglycosylase domain-containing protein, encoding MNLLSCLILTSGLTVASVSTNVSLLSSSTPDYRLTVTSDRSFEPNLTPMLPPVYFCGESVPLHEEAVARRLVSALVRNTSRSQMLYRMRQRAAVFFPVIEPILAKHRVPLDFKYLPLVESALTGFAVSPKGAVGYWQFMPETARELGLSIRPGHDDRQHLIKSTEAACRYLNFLHHRLGSWTLAAAAYNNGIGALLSNIRRQRQRDYYYLRLNAETGKYLYRILAFKELFSNYRSYEHIIPGRMLAYLQQPLSPETEAETDDVLIPEIIVSEATQAAVNEPVEALSQLGTDRDIDVPLPNAADVFRGGIKARLTEMAGLQRGQIWTFNLTRNGMADGKSVDEGDVLYAIVEDIDVKTNRVYLRADRIYSITEKHTYNLTLAAVDASTGRIGIKMPDVDQVKAGWILTWKAL